The following coding sequences are from one Musa acuminata AAA Group cultivar baxijiao chromosome BXJ1-6, Cavendish_Baxijiao_AAA, whole genome shotgun sequence window:
- the LOC135675704 gene encoding uncharacterized protein LOC135675704, producing MATSSRRSSGPVLPFRRSISPGGGGTASAFASSSSSFTAHSAASFFHHHQHHRSASPTRVHFVGAAHPPTPSVRLSFDRSTSPGRSLAAPDKRSVAPAAAPARRTCLCSPSTHPGSFRCSLHKGLNLHHHGHVAAASPSNRLNARRSAMTNSLVRIGAVEGEWVKRALAALIRPSSHQQRRRAGFQPRPSRLSRMSKADDL from the coding sequence atggcgacGTCTTCAAGAAGATCTAGCGGGCCGGTGCTCCCTTTCCGGCGATCGATCTCGCCCGGAGGAGGCGGTACTGCCTCCgccttcgcctcctcctcctccagcttCACCGCTCACTCTGCAGCCTCCTTCTTCCACCACCATCAACACCACCGATCCGCCTCCCCCACCCGTGTCCACTTCGTCGGCGCTGCTCATCCCCCAACCCCCTCCGTCCGTCTGTCCTTCGACCGGTCCACCTCCCCTGGCCGCTCCCTAGCCGCCCCCGACAAGCGATCCGTAGCCCCTGCCGCCGCTCCCGCCCGCCGCACCTGTCTCTGCTCCCCCAGCACGCACCCTGGATCCTTCCGCTGCAGCCTCCACAAAGGCCTCAACCTGCACCACCACGGCCACGTCGCCGCCGCTTCGCCGTCCAATAGGCTCAACGCTCGACGGTCCGCTATGACTAACTCGCTGGTCCGGATCGGGGCCGTGGAGGGCGAGTGGGTAAAGCGTGCCCTCGCTGCTCTCATCCGCCCCTCCTCCCACCAGCAGCGGCGGCGGGCGGGCTTCCAACCCCGCCCCAGCCGCCTCTCCCGGATGTCCAAGGCCGACGATCTCTGA
- the LOC103986812 gene encoding probable ATP synthase 24 kDa subunit, mitochondrial, producing MALVSRLLCRSRQLYAGQIIWQHDHAMSARSYAKEAAPSNLPPLKGDEMLKSIFYEVKNKFDIALGVLRKEKITIDPDDAAAVSQYAKVIKTIREKANLLSESQRIKYTIEQHTQGIPDARTYLLTLQEIRIKNGLTDDLGAEAMMMEALEKVEKEIKKPLLRSDKKNMALLLTEFDKINKKLGIKKEDLPKYEEQLELKIAKEDLQGLKEEVTEAMESQLKREEFKDEQMVEVKSLDIRNFI from the exons ATGGCGTTGGTTTCTCGTCTCCTCTGCCGATCTAGACAG TTATATGCTGGTCAGAtcatttggcaacatgatcatgctATGTCAGCTCGATCCTATGCAAAGGAAGCTGCACCTTCTAATTTACCACCCCTCAAAGGAGATG AAATGTTGAAGAGCATATTTTATGAGGTCAAGAACAAATTTGATATTGCCCTTGGTGTGCTTCGGAAGGAAAAGATCACTATTGATCCTGATGATGCAGCAGCTGTTTCTCAGTATGCCAAAGTTATCAAGACCATAAGAGAAAA GGCAAATCTGCTTTCAGAATCTCAACGGATAAAATACACAATCGAGCAACATACACAAGGCATTCCTGATGCTAGAACATACTTGTTGACACTACAGGAGATACGGATCAA GAATGGCCTTACAGATGATCTTGGTGCTGAGGCTATGATGATGGAAGCCTTGGAGAAGGTTGAGAAAGAGATCAAGAAGCCACTGCTGAGGTCGGACAAGAAGAACATGGCTTTGCTCTTAACTGAATTTGACAAGATCAATAAGAA ACTGGGAATTAAAAAGGAAGATCTTCCCAAGTATGAAGAACAGTTGGAACTCAAAATTGCTAAAGAAGATCTGCAGGGTCTGAAGGAGGAGGTAACCGAAGCAATGGAATCCCAGCTTAAAAG GGAGGAGTTCAAGGATGAGCAGATGGTTGAAGTCAAGTCGTTGGATATTAGGAATTTTATCTGA
- the LOC135580949 gene encoding uncharacterized protein LOC135580949 — protein MGGACSRKRNVLDEDDLRRSGRFSKTGSSKWLLFSLPRCSTDVTVRRQGKCPSLMELCVAKIREDIKKYSSFSMLPRDISQQIFNELVESHGLTDVSLAAFQDCALQDIHLGEYPGVKDSWLSTVSSQGQSLLSLDISCSDVTDSGLSLLKNCHNVQCLKCNYCDQISDYGVSHISGLSNLTSLSLKKSNAITAEGMRVFTNLINLVNLDLEKCLKIHGGLIYLKDLKKLESLNIRYCNCITDEDMEPLSGLSNLKGLQMSCCKVTDAGIAHLKGLYKIAHLNLEGCPVTAACLDVISGFGSLIFLNLSRCGISDDGSESFSGLQKLKVLNLGFNNISDACLVHLKDLINLESLNLDSCKIGDEGMLNLKGLLRLKCLELSDTEVGSNGLSHLSGLCNLESINLSFTSVTDGGLRKLSGLTSIKSLNLDARQITDAGLTAITSLTGLTHLDLFGARITDLGTNCFRYFKNLQSLEVCGGSITDAGVKNIKDLKSLTLLNLSQNCNLTDKTLELISGLTALASLNVSNSRITNAGLQHLKPLKNLRSLTLESCKVTATEIKKLQLAALPNLISVRPE, from the exons ATGGGGGGAGCTTGTTCTAGAAAGAGAAACGTTCTCGATGAAGATGATTTACGCAGGTCCGGAAGATTCTCTAAGACTGGCAGCTCAAAATGGTTGTTATTTAGTCTGCCTCGTTGCAGCACAGATGTTACAGTTCGAAGGCAAGGAAAGTGCCCTTCTCTCATGGAGTTATGCGTGGCTAAAATTCGTGAG GATATAAAAAAGTATAGCAGCTTTTCCATGCTGCCAAGAGACATAAGCCAGCAGATATTCAATGAATTAGTCGAATCTCATGGCCTCACTGATGTGTCTCTTGCAGCCTTTCAGGATTGTGCACTTCAG GATATTCATCTTGGAGAATATCCAGGAGTGAAGGACAGTTGGTTAAGCACAGTTTCCTCTCAAGGGCAATCACTGCTGTCTCTTGATATTTCTTGCTCTGATGTGACAGATTCTGGATTGTCTCTTCTTAAGAATTGCCACAATGTCCAGTGCTTGAAATGTAATTACTGTGACCAAATCTCAGACTATGGTGTATCACATATATCTG GACTTTCAAACTTGACCTCTTTAAGTTTAAAGAAGAGCAATGCAATTACTGCTGAAGGAATGAGGGTTTTTACCAACTTGATTAACTTGGTAAATTTGGATCTAGAGAAATGCTTAAAGATTCATGGTGGTCTTATATATTTAAAAG ACTTGAAAAAGCTCGAATCCCTTAACATCAGATACTGCAATTGTATAACAGATGAAGACATGGAGCCTCTTTCTG GTCTTTCAAACTTAAAAGGGTTGCAAATGTCATGTTGTAAAGTTACCGATGCAGGGATTGCTCATCTAAAAG GTTTATATAAAATTGCTCACTTGAACCTGGAGGGTTGTCCAGTTACTGCTGCCTGCTTGGATGTTATATcag GCTTTGGAtccttgatttttttaaatttgagcCGATGTGGTATATCTGATGATGGAAGTGAGAGTTTTTCTG GGCTTCAGAAGTTGAAAGTTCTGAATTTGGGTTTCAATAACATCAGTGATGCATGTTTGGTGCATCTTAAAG ATTTGATCAATTTGGAGAGCTTGAATTTGGATTCTTGTAAGATTGGTGATGAAGGAATGTTAAACTTGAAAG gtCTTCTACGTTTAAAATGCCTGGAGCTGTCCGATACTGAAGTTGGAAGCAATGGACTGAGCCATCTCTCTG GTTTATGCAACTTGGAGAGTATCAATCTCTCGTTCACATCAGTAACTGATGGTGGCTTGAGGAAGCTGTCTGGCTTAACTTCCATTAAGTCACTAAATTTGGATGCTCGCCAGATAACAGATGCAGGCTTAACGGCTATCACCA GTCTTACCGGATTGACACATCTGGATCTTTTTGGAGCTCGTATTACAGACCTTGGGACAAACTGTTTCCGAT ATTTCAAAAACCTGCAGTCACTTGAGGTCTGTGGTGGGTCAATAACTGATGCTGGAGTGAAGAACATTAAGGACCTTAAATCTCTTACGTTATTAAATTTATCTCAGAATTGCAACCTTACAGATAAGACTCTGGAATTGATTTCAG GATTAACTGCATTGGCTTCCCTTAATGTATCAAACTCTCGCATAACAAATGCTGGTTTGCAGCATCTGAAACCATTAAAGAATCTGAGATCACTCACCCTGGAGTCATGCAAAGTTACGGCCACCGAAATAAAGAAGCTGCAGCTGGCTGCTCTTCCAAATCTGATTAGTGTTCGACCTGAGTAG
- the LOC103986814 gene encoding arogenate dehydrogenase 2, chloroplastic: protein MIASHSQFASLPHRLPPPPPRLLNLPSFRPRATLLSRVFRVPSGRCHRQRRPWGGGTVRALDAAQAFDYESRASEELEQRARLKIAIVGFGNFGQFLARTFAAQGHAILAYSRSDHSAFAGSLGAAFFRDPHDLCEQHPDVVLLCTSILSAEAVLRSLPFQRLRRSTLFVDVLSVKEFPKNLLLHILPPDFDILCTHPMFGPESGKHGWAGLPFVYDKVRIGDSEDRVDRCRRFLDIFAREGCRMVEMSCAEHDENAAEIQFLTHTVGRILAKLDLKSTPINTKGYETLLKLVENTCSDSFDLYNGLFMYNKNSTELLERLELAFDSLKKELFGRLHDILRKQLFESPNGSSAPVAKDN from the coding sequence ATGATCGCTTCGCATTCGCAGTTCGCCTCGCTCCCCCATCgtcttccgccgccgccgccgcggctcCTGAACCTGCCGTCATTCCGGCCGAGGGCCACGCTCCTCTCCCGCGTCTTCCGCGTCCCCTCGGGGCGATGCCACCGTCAGCGACGCCCTTGGGGCGGCGGAACGGTGCGGGCTCTGGACGCAGCCCAAGCGTTCGACTACGAGTCGCGGGCGTCGGAGGAGTTGGAGCAGCGCGCGCGCCTCAAGATCGCGATCGTCGGCTTCGGCAACTTCGGGCAGTTCCTGGCCCGCACGTTCGCTGCGCAGGGCCACGCCATCCTCGCCTACTCCCGCTCCGATCACTCCGCCTTCGCTGGATCCCTCGGCGCCGCCTTCTTCCGTGACCCTCACGATCTGTGCGAGCAGCACCCGGATGTGGTGCTCCTCTGCACCTCCATCCTCTCCGCCGAGGCCGTCCTCCGCTCCCTCCCCTTTCAGCGCCTCCGGCGCAGCACCCTCTTCGTCGACGTGCTCTCCGTCAAGGAGTTCCCCAAGAACCTCCTCCTCCACATCCTGCCACCGGACTTCGACATCCTCTGCACCCACCCCATGTTCGGCCCTGAGAGCGGCAAACACGGATGGGCAGGTCTCCCCTTCGTCTACGACAAGGTTCGCATCGGTGACTCAGAGGACCGCGTCGACCGATGCCGCCGCTTCCTCGACATCTTCGCTCGGGAGGGCTGCCGCATGGTCGAAATGTCCTGCGCTGAGCACGACGAGAACGCCGCCGAGATCCAGTTCCTGACCCACACCGTCGGCCGCATCCTCGCCAAGCTCGACCTTAAGTCCACTCCCATCAACACCAAGGGCTACGAGACCCTGCTCAAACTCGTAGAGAACACCTGTAGCGACAGTTTCGACCTTTACAACGGCCTCTTCATGTACAACAAGAACTCTACCGAGTTGCTTGAACGCCTCGAGCTCGCCTTCGATTCCCTCAAGAAGGAGCTCTTCGGCCGCCTGCATGACATCCTGCGCAAGCAGCTCTTCGAGAGCCCTAACGGCAGTAGTGCGCCTGTCGCCAAGGATAATTGA